In a single window of the Paenibacillus sp. MMS20-IR301 genome:
- a CDS encoding threonine/serine exporter family protein has translation MILQLITSFIAAAAFCVLFNAPVRALVQCGFAGMIGWMLYLQLDERWDTVIATFGATVIVGVISQFFARSFKMPVIIFSVGGIIPLVPGGLAYDAMRKFVENDNNHGIQFAVQALLLSGAIAAGLVLSEVLGQMFRRKSV, from the coding sequence ATGATTTTGCAACTTATAACGAGCTTCATCGCTGCTGCCGCCTTCTGCGTCCTGTTCAATGCGCCGGTACGCGCGCTGGTACAATGCGGATTCGCCGGTATGATCGGCTGGATGCTGTATCTGCAGCTGGATGAACGCTGGGATACCGTCATTGCCACCTTCGGGGCTACTGTAATTGTTGGCGTGATCAGCCAGTTTTTTGCCCGATCCTTTAAGATGCCGGTTATTATCTTCAGCGTCGGCGGGATTATCCCGCTTGTTCCGGGCGGCCTTGCTTATGATGCCATGCGCAAATTCGTGGAGAATGATAATAACCACGGAATTCAGTTTGCTGTGCAGGCACTGCTCCTCTCCGGAGCCATCGCTGCCGGACTGGTACTCAGCGAGGTGCTCGGGCAGATGTTCCGCCGGAAAAGCGTATAG
- a CDS encoding GNAT family N-acetyltransferase yields the protein MGKIMAGGLRFTEITEEDLPEVLDIYNYYVLNTTVSFHTEPQTLPQMAQALLHGDPRFKSYVILADEVMQGYVLITKHKNKEAYDTSGEVTIYLKPGSGGQGLGGKSLRFIEERAAELGFHVLVATVCADNEPSRRLFTKYGYEQSALFKEIGRKFGRWLDIVSYQKIIGS from the coding sequence ATGGGGAAAATCATGGCAGGCGGACTGCGGTTCACCGAAATTACTGAAGAAGATCTGCCGGAAGTGCTCGACATTTATAACTATTATGTACTGAATACAACGGTTTCGTTTCATACCGAGCCGCAAACGCTGCCGCAGATGGCCCAGGCGCTGCTGCATGGGGATCCGCGGTTTAAATCCTATGTGATACTGGCGGATGAAGTGATGCAGGGTTATGTGCTCATCACCAAACACAAGAATAAGGAAGCTTATGATACCTCAGGCGAGGTTACAATCTATCTGAAGCCCGGCAGCGGGGGACAGGGACTGGGAGGGAAGAGTCTGCGATTCATTGAGGAGCGGGCAGCCGAGCTAGGATTCCATGTGCTGGTAGCCACTGTATGTGCGGACAATGAGCCCAGCCGCCGCCTCTTCACGAAGTACGGTTATGAGCAGAGCGCCTTATTCAAGGAGATCGGCCGCAAGTTCGGCCGCTGGCTGGACATTGTCAGCTATCAGAAGATTATCGGCAGTTAG
- a CDS encoding Na+/H+ antiporter, with protein sequence METFLAVLLLLGLITVSNIVNRFIPFVPVPLIQIGLGVIAALVPTGIHMHFEPELFFVLFIAPLLFNDGRRTPRDELWNLRAPILLLALGLVFVTVFVAGYAIHWMIPSIPLAAAFALAAILSPTDAVAVSALAGRVHLPKSIHRILEGESLMNDASGLVAFKFAIAAAVTGVFSLPKATFSFILIAAGGLVLGAVLSFLLIRISVFIRRFGMEDVTIHVLLQILTPFIIYLISEEIGVSGILAVVAGGVMFAIEKDRAVSPQYKLQLVSASTWSVLLMVLNGLVFLILGVSVPDVVEVIYRDQTVSNFMVAGYVLAITALLIILRFLWVYAYSHWESRRLKLEKAPLKSQVITSISGVRGAVTLAGAFSIPLVLGDGITPFPERDLIIALAAGVILMSLVIASIFLPLLADKEEPAVQAISSRSGTELAARNVVIDAGMTMLRSLVTEHPERATQPVLLEFTDKIDRLCAPKADNDPEAERFRRLGVEAKLSGLEAERTELRRMLDNGALPAPVAVKMEELLDHTESLLCRRLDTQIKFSLTEIQRLFSGLFSGRIDGEEGRRALQIAESARTAKIAMCQAAVSAVSAGISDENRLASQKVIDKYERLESRLAQGEGWSKDGVLDNEKLELKLQAIQEQRNTVQEMYQNGAINLKVAGKLRRFVDQLETSIWED encoded by the coding sequence TTGGAGACTTTTCTTGCAGTGCTGCTGTTGCTCGGACTGATCACAGTATCGAATATCGTGAACCGGTTCATTCCGTTTGTTCCGGTTCCGCTGATTCAGATTGGACTTGGGGTTATTGCTGCACTTGTACCGACTGGAATACATATGCACTTTGAGCCGGAGCTGTTCTTTGTCCTGTTCATTGCCCCGTTGCTGTTCAATGACGGGAGAAGGACGCCGCGCGATGAGCTGTGGAACCTCCGGGCGCCGATTTTGCTGCTGGCACTCGGACTTGTTTTTGTAACCGTATTTGTAGCGGGCTACGCGATCCACTGGATGATTCCTTCCATTCCGCTTGCCGCAGCTTTTGCACTGGCAGCGATTCTGTCACCTACAGATGCTGTTGCGGTCAGCGCGCTGGCCGGAAGGGTCCATCTGCCGAAGAGCATCCACCGCATTCTTGAGGGGGAATCGCTGATGAATGATGCCTCCGGCCTGGTGGCCTTCAAATTTGCGATTGCAGCAGCCGTAACCGGCGTATTCTCCCTCCCCAAGGCAACGTTCAGCTTCATTCTGATTGCTGCAGGCGGCCTTGTGCTGGGGGCGGTGCTGTCCTTCCTGCTGATCCGGATCAGCGTGTTCATCCGCAGGTTCGGCATGGAGGATGTTACGATTCACGTTCTGCTGCAGATTCTCACTCCGTTCATCATTTATCTGATCAGCGAGGAGATCGGCGTATCCGGCATTCTTGCCGTGGTGGCCGGCGGGGTTATGTTTGCCATTGAGAAGGACCGGGCTGTCTCGCCGCAATACAAGCTCCAGCTCGTATCGGCCAGTACCTGGTCTGTACTGCTGATGGTCCTGAATGGGCTTGTTTTCCTGATTCTCGGTGTATCGGTTCCGGATGTGGTTGAGGTTATCTACCGTGATCAGACGGTGAGTAACTTTATGGTTGCCGGTTATGTGCTGGCAATCACGGCTTTGCTCATCATCCTGCGCTTCCTGTGGGTCTATGCTTATTCGCACTGGGAGAGCCGGAGGCTCAAGCTGGAGAAGGCACCGCTGAAGTCCCAGGTCATCACTTCGATTTCCGGTGTACGCGGAGCGGTGACACTGGCCGGCGCCTTCTCCATCCCGCTCGTGCTGGGTGACGGAATTACACCCTTCCCTGAACGGGATTTGATCATTGCGCTGGCTGCTGGAGTAATTCTGATGTCGCTGGTTATCGCCAGCATCTTCCTGCCGCTGCTGGCAGACAAGGAAGAACCGGCGGTTCAGGCTATCAGCAGCCGCTCAGGCACGGAGCTGGCGGCCCGGAATGTAGTGATCGACGCCGGAATGACGATGCTGCGCAGTCTGGTAACAGAGCATCCGGAGCGGGCGACACAGCCGGTGCTGCTGGAATTCACAGACAAGATCGACCGGCTCTGTGCCCCCAAGGCGGATAATGACCCGGAAGCGGAGAGGTTCCGCCGCCTGGGAGTCGAGGCGAAGCTGAGCGGTCTGGAGGCAGAGCGTACGGAGCTGCGGCGGATGCTGGATAACGGGGCGCTGCCTGCTCCGGTAGCTGTGAAAATGGAGGAGCTGCTGGATCATACGGAATCGCTGCTCTGCAGACGGCTGGATACACAGATCAAATTCTCATTAACTGAGATTCAGCGTCTGTTCTCGGGCTTGTTCTCCGGTCGGATCGACGGGGAAGAAGGACGGCGGGCGCTGCAGATTGCCGAAAGTGCGCGGACGGCCAAGATTGCCATGTGCCAGGCGGCAGTATCTGCTGTCAGCGCCGGAATCAGCGATGAGAACCGCCTGGCTTCGCAGAAGGTCATCGACAAATATGAGCGGCTGGAGTCCCGGCTGGCGCAGGGAGAAGGCTGGAGCAAGGACGGTGTCCTTGATAATGAGAAGCTGGAGCTGAAGCTGCAGGCGATTCAGGAGCAGCGGAACACGGTACAGGAGATGTACCAGAACGGGGCGATTAATCTTAAGGTCGCCGGCAAGCTCCGGCGGTTCGTGGATCAGCTGGAAACATCGATTTGGGAGGATTAA
- a CDS encoding SGNH/GDSL hydrolase family protein, which produces MPFQQNDIILFQGDSITDCGRDRNDPSSLGTGYALMAAARLGLLYPEKNLTIINRGIGGNRAVDLQNRWEKDCLELAPTWVSLYIGINDTWRRFDSGEETTAAAFEASYRDLIERTQKNLDARLVLVEPFVLPVPEDRKGWRQDLDPKIHVVRELAREYNAVLVPLDGLFAAASVKAAPAFWAGDGVHPTPAGHALIAEAWLKAVGALR; this is translated from the coding sequence ATGCCATTTCAACAGAATGATATTATTTTATTCCAGGGTGACAGCATTACGGATTGCGGACGCGACCGCAACGACCCTTCCTCACTGGGCACGGGTTATGCGCTGATGGCGGCTGCACGGCTGGGACTGTTATATCCGGAGAAGAATCTTACAATTATTAACCGCGGTATCGGCGGCAACCGTGCTGTCGATCTGCAGAACCGCTGGGAGAAGGATTGTCTGGAGCTTGCCCCGACCTGGGTATCCCTGTATATCGGGATTAACGATACGTGGCGCCGTTTTGATTCCGGGGAGGAGACGACAGCTGCAGCTTTTGAGGCATCATACCGTGATCTGATTGAACGCACACAGAAGAACCTGGACGCCAGGCTGGTTCTGGTGGAGCCGTTTGTGCTGCCGGTGCCGGAAGACCGTAAGGGCTGGCGCCAGGATCTCGATCCCAAAATCCACGTAGTGCGTGAGCTGGCCCGTGAGTATAACGCAGTGCTGGTTCCGCTGGACGGATTGTTCGCAGCAGCATCCGTGAAGGCCGCACCTGCCTTCTGGGCCGGCGATGGCGTGCATCCGACACCTGCCGGCCATGCTCTGATTGCAGAAGCCTGGCTGAAAGCTGTAGGCGCTCTTAGATAG
- a CDS encoding NAD(P)-dependent oxidoreductase yields MNIAVIGAGGKAGSKIVKEALSRGHEVTAIVRDASKAAGTKASVVEKDIFALTAEDLQRYDAVVNAFAAPFGQEHQHVDAGNVLIQALQNAPDTRLIVVGGAGSLYVDEAHSMKVVDTPGFPDFVKPTALNQGKNLEILQGTQGLRWTFVSPSANFAVGERRGAYVKGKDQLLVNSKGESYVSYADYAIAIVDELEHPQHIGERFTVVSES; encoded by the coding sequence ATGAATATAGCAGTAATCGGAGCAGGCGGTAAAGCAGGCAGCAAGATTGTGAAGGAAGCACTGAGCAGAGGGCATGAGGTAACAGCGATTGTACGGGATGCTTCCAAGGCGGCGGGAACGAAGGCATCTGTGGTGGAAAAAGATATCTTCGCCTTGACGGCGGAAGATTTGCAGCGCTATGATGCCGTTGTTAACGCCTTTGCTGCACCATTCGGCCAGGAGCATCAGCATGTGGATGCCGGAAATGTGCTGATTCAGGCACTGCAGAATGCGCCAGACACGCGTCTTATCGTTGTCGGCGGTGCGGGCAGCTTGTATGTTGACGAAGCGCACTCTATGAAGGTGGTAGACACCCCGGGATTCCCTGATTTTGTGAAGCCGACAGCGTTGAACCAGGGTAAGAATCTGGAGATACTGCAGGGCACGCAAGGGCTCCGCTGGACCTTCGTCAGTCCGTCAGCCAACTTCGCCGTAGGTGAGCGGCGCGGTGCCTATGTTAAAGGCAAGGATCAGCTGCTCGTGAACTCCAAAGGCGAGAGCTACGTAAGTTATGCGGATTATGCGATTGCGATTGTGGATGAGCTGGAGCACCCGCAGCACATCGGTGAACGGTTCACTGTTGTATCCGAGTCCTGA
- a CDS encoding Rrf2 family transcriptional regulator has protein sequence MNISTRFAVAIHILTLIDSKQDGKSTSEWIAGSVNTNPVVIRRLTGMLHKAGLVDVRPGVAGAKLTRSAADITLLQIYKAVNAARDDSLFAVHEHPNPECPVGQNIAGAIVPVFSLAQKAMENVLQEVTLDQIIHQMPVS, from the coding sequence ATGAATATCAGTACCCGGTTTGCAGTAGCCATTCATATTTTAACCCTCATAGACAGCAAACAAGACGGCAAAAGCACCTCCGAGTGGATCGCCGGCAGCGTCAACACTAACCCGGTGGTGATCCGCCGGCTGACAGGAATGCTGCATAAAGCAGGCCTGGTTGATGTCCGCCCTGGTGTGGCCGGAGCGAAGCTTACCCGCAGTGCCGCTGATATTACGCTTCTGCAGATTTACAAGGCTGTGAATGCAGCGCGGGATGACTCACTGTTCGCTGTGCATGAGCATCCGAATCCTGAATGTCCGGTAGGCCAGAATATCGCCGGAGCTATCGTTCCTGTATTCTCGCTGGCACAGAAGGCAATGGAGAATGTCCTGCAGGAAGTAACACTGGACCAGATTATCCATCAGATGCCTGTTTCCTGA
- a CDS encoding carboxymuconolactone decarboxylase family protein, whose product MENVPQVSNAFMTFMKEAPEQQKAWGEAVQKLDAASALDAKTEEIAYISVLAAVRLESGLPFHVKRAKLLGATREEIISAVLLPLPAVGNVAIQALPAALQAYDNE is encoded by the coding sequence ATGGAAAATGTACCGCAGGTCAGCAATGCATTCATGACATTCATGAAGGAAGCCCCGGAGCAGCAGAAGGCCTGGGGAGAAGCTGTACAGAAGCTGGATGCGGCAAGTGCGCTTGATGCCAAAACCGAAGAGATTGCCTATATCTCAGTGCTTGCAGCTGTAAGACTGGAGAGCGGCTTACCTTTCCACGTCAAACGTGCCAAGCTGCTTGGAGCGACCCGTGAAGAGATCATCAGCGCAGTGCTCTTGCCGCTTCCTGCTGTTGGCAATGTGGCGATACAGGCATTGCCGGCAGCTCTGCAGGCGTATGACAATGAGTAA
- a CDS encoding threonine/serine exporter family protein — protein sequence MDSTSNNSNTSAYDITDLCLLAGKIMLQSGAETYRVEDTMSRMAAALGFPGAHSYVTPTVIMFTTSRTEPVKLFRIAERTTDLQKVSEVNDISRRLSERQLTAAEARERLGAVDDAAHAYPVWLQIIAAALTGACFTVMFKGSLWDALPALPISGLGFAAVTYLHRLVQIRFFAEFTASFLIGLLAFFSVRLGIGQEMDKIIIGCVMPLVPGLLITNAVRDLMAGHLVSGLSKGADAFLTAFAIGTGIGLVLSLF from the coding sequence TTGGATAGCACAAGCAATAACAGCAATACCTCTGCGTATGACATCACGGACCTGTGCCTGCTGGCCGGCAAAATCATGCTGCAAAGCGGCGCCGAAACTTACCGCGTAGAGGATACCATGAGCCGGATGGCCGCAGCGCTCGGCTTCCCTGGGGCGCATAGCTACGTCACACCGACGGTCATTATGTTCACCACCAGCCGGACTGAGCCGGTGAAGCTGTTTCGGATCGCCGAGCGGACCACCGACCTGCAGAAGGTGTCGGAGGTTAACGATATCTCCCGGCGGCTGAGCGAACGCCAGCTTACTGCCGCTGAAGCCCGTGAGCGCCTGGGGGCCGTCGATGATGCAGCGCATGCCTATCCAGTATGGCTGCAGATTATCGCCGCCGCGCTCACCGGAGCCTGCTTCACCGTAATGTTCAAGGGAAGCCTGTGGGATGCCCTGCCGGCACTCCCCATCTCAGGACTCGGCTTTGCTGCCGTCACTTATTTGCACCGCCTGGTGCAGATCCGCTTCTTCGCAGAGTTCACTGCGTCCTTTCTCATCGGGCTGCTGGCCTTCTTCTCAGTTAGGCTTGGCATTGGACAGGAGATGGACAAGATTATTATCGGCTGCGTGATGCCGCTCGTGCCGGGTCTGCTCATTACGAATGCTGTCCGCGACTTAATGGCCGGACATCTCGTTTCCGGACTGTCCAAGGGGGCGGATGCTTTCCTGACCGCCTTTGCCATAGGCACCGGCATCGGGCTTGTACTGTCACTGTTCTAA
- the map gene encoding type I methionyl aminopeptidase, which yields MTSETVQDLQGLKAIGKVVGHTIAEMKKSVAPGMTTAELDEIGAKILEQFGAKSAPKVTYNFPGTTCISINEEVAHGIPGPRVIQAGDLINIDVSAEMNGYFGDAGVSFQLPPYNEKLVRLCRSTEETMMSVINHLRAGMKVNEIGRVMESEAHRRGYKVVRNLCSHGIGRALHEKPFEILPFYNPRVTTVLKEGQVITVEPFLSTGADFVEQQADGWTLSVQDSSRVAQYEHTIIVTKGKPIILTSA from the coding sequence ATGACGAGCGAGACAGTACAGGATCTGCAAGGATTAAAAGCCATTGGTAAGGTAGTTGGTCATACCATCGCGGAGATGAAGAAGAGTGTAGCTCCCGGGATGACCACGGCTGAGCTGGATGAGATCGGGGCAAAGATACTGGAGCAGTTTGGCGCGAAATCTGCCCCCAAGGTTACATATAATTTCCCTGGAACCACCTGCATCAGCATCAATGAAGAAGTCGCCCACGGCATCCCGGGTCCAAGGGTCATCCAGGCCGGGGATTTAATCAATATTGATGTATCTGCTGAAATGAACGGTTATTTTGGCGATGCCGGGGTATCTTTTCAACTGCCGCCGTATAATGAGAAGCTGGTCCGGCTCTGCCGCAGTACGGAAGAGACAATGATGAGTGTGATCAATCATCTCAGGGCCGGAATGAAGGTGAACGAAATCGGCCGTGTAATGGAGTCGGAAGCCCACAGACGCGGCTACAAGGTAGTGCGTAATCTGTGCAGCCACGGCATCGGCAGAGCTCTGCATGAGAAGCCTTTCGAGATCCTTCCCTTCTATAATCCGCGGGTGACAACGGTCCTTAAAGAGGGGCAGGTGATTACGGTTGAGCCGTTTCTTTCCACCGGAGCTGACTTTGTAGAGCAGCAGGCGGACGGATGGACACTCAGTGTACAGGACAGCAGCCGTGTGGCCCAGTATGAACATACGATTATTGTGACCAAGGGTAAACCGATTATCCTGACAAGCGCTTAA
- a CDS encoding YitT family protein, with translation MRPFQKYVIILLSSLLIAAGTNFFLVPYKILDGGIIGIALIINYISGIKIGLAIVVCSVPVFLLAWFREREIFYNSIAGLLASSFLIELLGPLQYHFLYYIELGSVSSAIIGGFLMGSGLGLMLRFKASTGGTDLLAKFMRRYIPLNVGVLIFLSDAVIIGAGGLLISKETFFHSILTIAAGGVATGLCTLEQ, from the coding sequence ATGCGCCCATTTCAGAAGTATGTCATTATTCTGCTGTCCAGCCTGCTGATTGCAGCGGGAACCAACTTCTTTCTTGTACCTTATAAAATTCTTGATGGGGGTATTATCGGCATCGCTCTCATCATTAATTATATCTCCGGCATAAAAATCGGACTGGCTATTGTGGTCTGCAGTGTCCCGGTCTTTCTTCTGGCCTGGTTCCGGGAGCGTGAGATCTTCTATAACAGTATCGCCGGACTGCTGGCCTCCTCATTCCTGATTGAACTGCTGGGACCGCTGCAATACCACTTTCTGTATTATATTGAACTGGGGTCAGTTTCCAGTGCTATCATCGGCGGCTTCCTGATGGGCAGCGGCCTTGGGCTGATGCTGCGGTTCAAAGCCAGCACCGGCGGAACCGATCTGCTGGCTAAGTTCATGAGGCGTTATATTCCGCTTAATGTAGGGGTGCTGATCTTCCTCTCGGATGCGGTTATTATCGGCGCGGGCGGCCTGCTCATATCCAAGGAGACGTTCTTCCATTCCATTCTGACCATAGCCGCAGGAGGCGTTGCCACAGGCTTATGCACCCTGGAGCAATAA
- a CDS encoding alpha/beta hydrolase, giving the protein MKYHNENYNWKVTDSAACTPAVVFISGLGDGGDSWNGVHENISRFTSALVYDRPGTGRRPVMTEPRSCQNLVLELHELLTLLDVQPPYILVGHSFGGLVARLFVCCYPAAVAGLVLVDAVAEYKELTFTRVLPPQHAAACRESLLNPLLNSEHIDKLLSYKQVSAAKAAMPGDIPLSVITRGLPDEADADWPAQAILEIEQQSQAEFLEMSAVSRQVIAAGSGHYIQRAEPGIVIEEIMRILASRQSNLTAK; this is encoded by the coding sequence ATGAAGTATCATAATGAGAACTATAATTGGAAAGTTACGGATTCCGCTGCCTGTACGCCGGCTGTTGTTTTCATCTCCGGTCTTGGGGATGGAGGTGATTCCTGGAATGGGGTACATGAGAACATTTCCCGGTTCACTTCGGCGCTGGTCTACGACCGGCCTGGCACCGGGAGAAGACCGGTGATGACTGAACCCCGGTCCTGCCAGAATCTGGTGCTGGAGCTGCATGAGCTGCTCACCCTGCTGGACGTGCAGCCGCCGTACATTCTGGTCGGGCACTCCTTTGGCGGACTGGTTGCCAGGCTGTTCGTATGCTGCTACCCTGCTGCAGTAGCGGGACTGGTTCTGGTAGATGCAGTAGCTGAATATAAGGAGCTGACCTTCACCAGGGTGCTTCCTCCGCAGCATGCTGCCGCATGCAGGGAGTCGTTGCTGAACCCTCTGCTCAATAGTGAACACATTGACAAGCTGCTTAGCTATAAGCAGGTTTCTGCTGCCAAAGCTGCAATGCCCGGGGATATTCCATTGTCGGTAATCACGAGGGGCCTGCCGGATGAAGCGGATGCAGACTGGCCGGCCCAAGCCATTCTCGAGATTGAGCAACAGAGCCAGGCGGAGTTTCTGGAAATGTCAGCCGTAAGCCGGCAGGTCATTGCCGCAGGCAGCGGCCATTATATCCAGCGGGCTGAGCCCGGCATTGTAATAGAAGAAATTATGCGGATATTAGCAAGTCGTCAATCTAATTTGACCGCAAAGTAG
- a CDS encoding VOC family protein: MTATAALPQTLEIGLVQIRVSNLERSLEFYQNVIGLQLLRQHGRVAELTADGKHVLLILREIGQARVLRRNSVAGLYHFAILLPDRPSLGLVLRNLIQSEIEIGQGDHLVSEALYIQDPDNNGIELYRDRPRDTWRHEADGSVVMTTDPVDVDGLLAASEGLEWNGLPAGTVIGHVHFHVGDLAEAKRFYVDALGFAPTTHYGNSALFISAGGYHHHMGLNIWAGQGAPAAPADAAGIDYFTLLLPGSMDVAEAAERVKRAGYRVDVIDGITTVQDPWNIGIQLLVKD, from the coding sequence ATGACAGCAACAGCAGCATTGCCGCAAACGCTGGAAATTGGACTTGTACAAATCAGAGTAAGCAATCTGGAGCGCTCACTTGAGTTTTATCAGAATGTAATAGGACTTCAGCTTCTCCGCCAGCATGGACGGGTGGCGGAGCTGACGGCGGATGGCAAGCATGTGCTGCTTATTCTGCGGGAGATCGGGCAGGCCCGGGTTCTGCGCCGTAATTCGGTAGCAGGTCTGTATCATTTCGCCATTCTGCTGCCGGACCGTCCGAGCCTCGGGCTGGTGCTGCGCAATCTGATCCAGTCGGAGATCGAGATCGGCCAGGGAGATCACCTCGTCAGTGAGGCGCTGTACATTCAGGACCCGGACAACAACGGCATTGAGCTGTACCGTGACCGTCCGCGTGATACCTGGAGGCATGAAGCTGACGGCAGCGTGGTGATGACTACGGATCCTGTGGATGTAGACGGCTTGCTTGCGGCTTCCGAAGGGCTGGAATGGAACGGGCTCCCCGCGGGTACAGTGATCGGGCATGTACATTTCCATGTGGGCGATCTGGCAGAAGCGAAGCGGTTTTATGTGGATGCGCTTGGTTTTGCACCGACTACCCATTACGGGAATTCAGCGCTGTTCATCTCGGCCGGCGGATATCATCATCATATGGGGCTTAATATCTGGGCAGGCCAAGGTGCTCCGGCAGCTCCTGCTGATGCGGCGGGCATTGATTACTTCACTCTGCTGCTGCCTGGAAGTATGGATGTGGCCGAAGCTGCAGAACGGGTGAAGCGGGCCGGATACCGTGTAGATGTCATCGACGGGATTACAACTGTGCAGGACCCGTGGAACATCGGTATCCAATTGCTGGTGAAGGACTAA
- a CDS encoding AraC family transcriptional regulator has translation MNPTYIHLAAPPFPYFLECGHTVYAPGDQHPNRSRMGKFDLILVEQGCLFIGEEDKEWAVTSGHALLLLPDRYHYSVKPCEEETSFTWVHFHTVSEWLEAEGEPVYASRDEHFRHFLTYPYTIRIPQLGPLPGPFARSGQAEQLLQLSLGRRSSAVWQQQRIFEEMLRMMDMAQQDAAGSQAAEIAEQTEAYLRNHYAEPLTNTALADALHFHYNYLARCMKRVYGLTPMEYLTDYRLDQAKLLLLKTEIPIAAIAERTGFESTAYFSRRFSTKVGISPLRFRKRYSR, from the coding sequence ATGAATCCCACCTACATTCATCTGGCTGCGCCGCCTTTCCCTTATTTTCTGGAATGCGGGCATACCGTCTATGCACCCGGCGACCAGCATCCGAACCGCAGCCGTATGGGCAAATTCGATCTGATTCTGGTCGAGCAGGGCTGTCTGTTCATCGGCGAAGAGGATAAGGAATGGGCTGTTACCTCCGGACATGCCCTCCTCCTGCTTCCGGACCGCTATCATTATTCAGTCAAGCCCTGTGAGGAGGAAACCTCCTTCACATGGGTGCATTTTCACACGGTCAGCGAATGGCTCGAAGCTGAAGGCGAACCTGTCTACGCCAGCCGGGATGAGCACTTCAGGCATTTCCTCACCTACCCTTATACCATCCGTATTCCCCAGCTTGGCCCGCTGCCGGGCCCCTTTGCCCGGAGCGGGCAAGCAGAGCAGCTGCTGCAGCTTAGCCTGGGCCGGAGATCCAGCGCCGTCTGGCAGCAGCAGCGTATCTTCGAGGAGATGCTGCGGATGATGGATATGGCCCAGCAGGATGCTGCGGGCAGCCAGGCTGCGGAGATCGCGGAGCAGACCGAGGCCTATTTACGCAATCACTATGCAGAACCCCTGACGAACACTGCACTCGCAGATGCCCTGCATTTTCATTACAATTATCTGGCCCGCTGCATGAAGCGCGTCTATGGTCTGACCCCTATGGAATATCTGACCGACTACCGGCTGGATCAGGCTAAGCTGCTGTTACTTAAGACGGAAATTCCGATAGCGGCGATAGCTGAACGTACAGGCTTCGAGAGCACCGCTTATTTCTCCAGGCGGTTCAGCACTAAGGTGGGCATCTCCCCGCTGCGCTTCCGCAAGCGTTACTCCAGATAA